In Rhodamnia argentea isolate NSW1041297 chromosome 1, ASM2092103v1, whole genome shotgun sequence, the genomic window tcaacCATATAATTTATAATGTGTTTACTCCGTGAGATATACACACGGTTGATCAAGTCATTTAAGTTTACTTGTAGATAAGTTTGGAACATGCCTCACTATAATTATCCGCATAAAACACTGACTATGTGGCTACCGCCAATTGAGAGCTTAATTTGGTCTTGAATTCAAACTTTTGTACATATATTTTCTTGTGTCACTTCACGAAACCAGTAAAAAGATTGTCCTTCTTTTTCTATAGCTTTGGTGATTTCTATTGGGGTACAAACCCTCTTGGCCGAAGTAGCTATTCTCAGACCAGTCATAAGATATCTGCTATTATTGCCTATAAAATTTTGTTGAAGCGATTTCCTGACAGTTAGGTGGCTGATAGTATGATAAGCTTTAAGGCCCTATTCCTGACCTTAGGAAGGAATAGAGTCAGGCCTTTACCGATTGGTTCTAGTCAGCCATTCTCCAAATGTTGTCCCTATAAGAATAACCTAATAAACATGACACCTAATTCATTTGAGTTTGCTTGTTCTATTTCAATTAGGACGTCTCTTTTACTATGGAGTGCTGCTCCATCTTCTTCTATCCTGCGCCTAAGTAACTTGACAGTTGGAAATGCGCTCTGAAAGGCATTCCTTTCTCCATTGCATCAGTCTAATGCGGAAAGTTCAAGATGTGAAATTCATTCAAAAGTATGTTGTTCTTCTATGCTTTTCTTCAAATCTATATTGAGAGGGCCATTTTAAGTGGTAGTGACAATTCAAGTGACTGTTACATTTATATTTACatttatttttgaaacttgCAAGTGTGGTGCTGGCCGGGCTTTGATTTTctgaattattttttccttgttcGTTTTCTGGAAATGgaaataaagatttttttcctattgATAGTGAATCTCTATCAAATCGTCTACTCGGTTGAACCGGTGAACCACATGAGCTGCTGAAGTTGgtaccttcttcttcctcttttcacaAAGGGTTCCCTAGATACATGCCTGTGTCATGGTCCAGAGGTTTCATCGTATGACGAACCATGAATAATTCGGAAAGGACGGGCGAGTCTCCATGGATTTTTTTGagttctctagaatattccTAGGGGCGGGCAGGATTGTAAATTTACCATATTCTAGAGAGTTCCTGCAACAAATGCGGATAGTTGGGATATGGGGAGATGGAATCTCCACCGTTAGAGTGAGGAGAGATCTACGGTTGTAATGAGGGGAGTCCATATATATAAGTGTCTTCTCCCCGTCATTTGTCTCAACTCACAAGCAATACAATATTTCGAGTTTCTCTCTCACGGGCCTTTTGAGAGTACCGGAGAAAGGCTGGCTGACTTGGGAAGAAATTCTTGAGGTCGCACGGGTAAGGGAATGTTGGATACATCCACCCCTTACGCTTGCCTGGACGATTATAATAGCTTGGATCCTGCCTAACTTTAATTATCTGTATTAAGAGATCTAACTATTGGGCTCCAGCCAATTGAGGACTTGATTTAGTCTCTGAttccatctttcattttctgAATGGTTTCTTTTGATACTCAGACGAGTTATCTACTGTGGCTTTTAAGCTGACCAATTTTAACATATTCTCCTTCAATTAGAATCCTTCTCAGAAAGAAATTTTGTGGAGTCCTTATGCTTGAATTTCTATGCCTGGGCCTTGATCGGCAAACTATTGTTATGCGATGCATCATCTACTTGCCTTCTCCAGAGAACGTGTTTTAATGCCAAGCCTCTTCTGAGGACCATCAGGGAAGATTCTGTTTAGCAGCCTCTTGCTTGTTTCCATTCACCAAATTACTCTGTCCAGCTGCTGAGTCATAGAATGCTCGATCTAGAGTACTTGCTCGGTTTACTTTGCTTTAAAAGTTCAATGGACTTATTTTCTAGCAGGTTGAAAATAAGTTCCTTTCTAGCAGGTTAAAGACAAATATGTTGAATTGTTTATTCCAAATCTGTTTCTCATGTTGGAGTTTTCTGTGTTTATTCATCATGACCTTAGGTGATGAAACTCATAGAGAATATTAGGTTATGAGGCCTGTTCACTAACGATTTGGTTCGCTTGTTGAGCCCTAATATGCTCCTAAAACAGACCTGTTAAACTGACATGTCTTCCATCAATGGGCTTCCATGGGTCAGGCgtgtttttcatttcttttaagtGCATTTACCTTGAATCCTTTGTTAGCTTTTTATTTGTCCTCATTTTTCTTTGGCTAACTGACAGTGCATATTCCCTTGAATTACAGTGTATTTTGACAAGTACCCAGTCGGCTGAGCATGCTCAAGACTTTGCCTATTGGTCTGCTATCGATCATCTTTGAGTAGTATTGGACATGCTTTGTGAAGGAGAATTGGTCAAGTATGTCTGCCCTGGTAAGCCAGACAGTAATGGATTGATTTCTCGAAGGTCAATAATAACAAGCCTCTTGAAGTACTTATTATGTGAAAAGGCGAGCAAGGATCATGGCTACTTTCTGGCCATAACATCCATTAAAAGCATCAGTTTGAAACTGGTCAACGAGGTTCGGTTTCCGTTGTTCCGCGTGATATTCAATTGCCGCACTTTCATGCCATTCCAGGGAGAAATCTTGCAGGGGGTTGTGGACCAGGTATTCAGGTCAGGAATGGGTTTGCTCCTCAGAAGTGGACCTTTAAAATGGGTGTATCTCTCAGCGATTAAAATGCCAGGTTACAGCTTTATTCCTGGAGAAAatccttcttttcttcatgACAAGTTCGGGAAAATAGAAGCCGGTGTCGTGGTTCGTTTTTCAGTGCTCAGCTTTAGATGGATAGGGAGAAGATGGGGGGATGCAAGGAATGAGCTTGCCGTCCTTGCTAGTATAGAAGGAGAGTATCTAGGGCCTCTTCCTGAGGTTCAACCTGATGACATTGTATTGTAAATTGTTCTAGGAACAGGATTAATTTTCGTGATCTCTATTGAAATCTTTGTGTGATTCCTATCCTTTATTTAAGCTTGCAAGATCTGGCCTTTTATGTCATCAGGTCAGGGATGATAACAGATGCCCGCTTTAACAATCTCACCCAGCTTTGCTAAATGCAGAACTTGGTGTTTAATTGTACTGGCGTTTAAGAACATAAGAATTGATAGATGTCGGAATTCTCTTGCAGTACAATTACAGCACtcaaatttcttttgtttgccAATTGGTAGTACTGTTTGAAACTGTTGAAATTGTTAGGCCAGGAAATCCTCTAGGCATTTGTAGATTTATAAGGTACTAAATTCTCAACGAaaattccttaccaaaaaaaaattctcaacgaAAATTAAAACGATCCTCCGAACATTAAAAGTAGTAAATGTTTGTCATCAAACTTTAAACCATTGCCTAAGATCtcttggaattttcattttgttatgtTCATCCTTTGTTTTTCATTctagggaaaattctaaataagagcttgaaaatcactcattttctcaaataaatgtcTGGAATTAAccttattttaaagaagggcctcaagtgccctcaatgtttcaaaaaaaggtttgaccaaagatattttcatcatcttatctaaattttttttcatgtttttctttcttttttatttctttttcccttttttttcatgtcttttCACTGGTGACCAGCCAATCTCGGGTGATGGCCGGCCACCGCCGAGGGGTGAGCAAGGCTGCCCTTGGCCATTGAGTCGCTGCGACCCTCTCCTCGATGAGGCCGGCTGGACAAGGCAAGCCCTCaccaaatctaggcaagggtcTCCCCACCCTTAGCCAATAAGGGCCTAGGCAAGGTCGCCGGTTGCCGGTAAGCCCTCGTCGACCCTCGCCTAGTTGCCGATGAGGATCGTCGGGCCTTTTGTGgccacaaaaagagaaaaaaaataggaaaaatgaaaagaacaaaagaaaaaaaaaatcaaaaacaagtAAATGATGAAATTGTCATTGGTCGAGCACTTCTATAAAATAATGAGAACACTTCATAGCCTTCTTTGAAAGAAGGTCCAtttcatactcttatttgagaaaattgtggcatttcatgcctttatttggaattttctcttcaTTATATTAGCATGTACAGTGTATATAACTTTTAAGGGCTAAAATCCtttttcatcttatttttcTCAGGAAACTTATCTGCTAAACTatctaaaatatcaataatcATTAAAAGTGTAATTATACATAATAAGATTAagtaatgataatttattaaaatttgatgaaaatggcCACTTAAATACAGCTAAGTGAGATATTTTGaggaaaagatttaaaatttaagTACAAATAGAATTTTAGCATTGAAAATGTCAGAGTACTCTACTTGAATCTAATAATCAGTATGATGAAGCTATTCGTAGCCAAATTCGTTTGTGATAAACTGTAAAACTGATTTACaaataaattgtttttttttagaaatcataATTGAGATGAAATATTAATTAAAGGATAACTTGTCAACGAATATGTTCATACGATAAaagcaaaagaataaaaatgtcATTTCTCGCCTCTTCGTATTTGGCCCGAGATGAAAGAAAAGATAGGCAATCTATCTTTTCAGAATTAGatacctcattttttttttccagaacaAGGTACCTCATTTAATGTAGacttttttctcttcatggaGAACACCTTCCGCCTGTAGGGCGACAACAAGTTGAAATTTTCGAGTTCAACTTAGACAttttttccgacaaaaaaatatttcaatatcCTATAAATATGCATTTCCAATGTCTTGCACTGCGAAAATCACTTTAATATCTTTTTACTCGACTAATTATTCCATAATGGTAATGTATATTATCTCCAGTTATATTCATTTAAGTATTTTAATTTAGTAAAAATCTTGACGTCAACCGATATCTTAAAATACGCTATAAGCGATTTGTCATTCGAGCTTTtccttatttgtttctttttcttaaatatCGTACTTAGTTCTAATAAGTTGGCCATATTCATCGAATTCTAGTAAACCTTTTATCATCTCACAATCTTGTTGATAGTGACTTATTTATCAATATTTCTTTAGTTAATATATCgtactcccttttttttctattttttgcatttccTATATCATTTGAGGgtaaaataaatatttctttaaaaaagaaacacCAGTCGGTacaacaaaatgaaagtttagGGGAGTATTGTTTACCGGTTGAAAGCTTTGAGATAAATACATACAAACCTCAAAGTTCATCGACGAAGCCTCTTGCTTACTtaatgaccattttgccctttGAGCCGACCAGATGGCGGCATGCCCGGTATTGGTTCTAGCATGGGGCATTTGGGAGGGCAAGGACTCCGGGGGCCACTCTTCACTTCTTCCGACCTTTGCTAGTGTGATGGACGTGAATTTTGGAGTAGATGAAGGACCGACGGCTATTGGCGGCCACCAAGAGTGAGTAGAGAGAACCGATCGAATCGGCCAATTCAATTCGGTTTCGAAGGGTttcggtccggtccccggttcctaAAAGTGGAATCGATGATCGGGCGGTTTGGTTCCCTTTGGGGAGGAGGGATCAGACCGGACTGGACCGACTATTCTTGTTTGTAATTATGTAGCATCCTTGTTTGTAGTGAATCCTCAAGAAGCAATTCCATGCGAA contains:
- the LOC115750264 gene encoding DNA-directed RNA polymerase V subunit 7-like isoform X1; translation: MLCEGELVKYVCPGKPDSNGLISRRSIITSLLKYLLCEKASKDHGYFLAITSIKSISLKLVNEVRFPLFRVIFNCRTFMPFQGEILQGVVDQVFRSGMGLLLRSGPLKWVYLSAIKMPGYSFIPGENPSFLHDKFGKIEAGVVVRFSVLSFRWIGRRWGDARNELAVLASIEGEYLGPLPEVQPDDIVL
- the LOC115750264 gene encoding DNA-directed RNA polymerase V subunit 7-like isoform X2, with translation MSALGEILQGVVDQVFRSGMGLLLRSGPLKWVYLSAIKMPGYSFIPGENPSFLHDKFGKIEAGVVVRFSVLSFRWIGRRWGDARNELAVLASIEGEYLGPLPEVQPDDIVL